GTCATCCCCAACTGTTGGAGATTATCCGAACCAAATTGCGACAAGACAATTGCATCGATTGCGACCAGGGTTATCAAGTCATGGTAACGGCGGGTTCAAACATGGCCTTTTTGAATGTCATCATGGCCATTAGCAATCCGGGCGATGAAATTATTCTGCCGATGCCTTATTACTTCAACCAGGAAATGGCGATTCAGATGCTGGGATGCGTTGTGGTGCCGGTCCCTACGCGTGAGGATTACCAACTCGATCTTGACGCATTACAAGCCGTCATTACGCCAAAAACGCGTGCTATCGTCACCGTTTCCCCGAATAACCCTTCTGGGGCGGTCTATCCGGAAAAGGATTTACGAGTGGTCAATGCGTTGTGTCAACAACACGGTCTCTACCATATCAGCGATGAAGCTTACGAGTATTTCACTTACGATGGCGCCGCGCATTTTTCCCCGGCTAGCCTAGTCGATGCCGCCGAGCACACGATCAGTCTCTATTCGTTATCGAAAGCGTATGGCTTTGCCAGTTGGCGGGTGGGTTATGCCGTTTTTCCGGAAGCCTTGCTACCTGCGATGCTGAAAATTCAAGACACCAACTTGATCTGTCCACCCGCCATCACGCAAGTAGCGGCGATCGGCGCACTTGAAACCGGTGTCGATTATTGTCGGCAGCAATTAGCGGAACTCGCCCAGATCAGACTACAAGTGCTGCAACAATTGCGGGCAATCGCGGAGATTTGCCACGTCCAACCCACCGCGGGTGCCTTTTATTTACTGCTAAAAATCCAAACGTCATTAAGCGATCTCGAACTCGCCGAACGTCTGATCAAACAATTCAAAGTAGCCGCCATTCCTGGTTGCGCCTTTGGCATGCAGGACGGTTGTTATTTGCGAATATCCTACGGTATGTTAAACCAGGTACAAGTCGGTGAGGCTGTTCAGCGTCTGATCACTGGATTACGTACATTATGCAGTCTAAACCAAATTGGCTCGGCCACGACTCCCGAGGGCACATAAGCGATTGGAACTTAGCGTGCAGATGCTGCCTTTTTGTCACTAAAAATTTTATGGCGCGATTATTGATTTGGTGACATATTAAGTGGCGCGATAAGCTAAATCGCGACACAAAAAATCAAATCATGCCAAAAATAGTCTCGTCAGAAGAGTTGGATCGAATCGAGAAGCTGATTGCCCAGCATCCTGAGGGTATCGGTGCGAAAGATATTGCAGAACAGCTAGATTTTGAAATCAAGGGGCGTACGCTACAGCGCCGCTTGGCCACATTGATCGCAGAACAACGCATTTTTAGCGAAGGCGATGGGCGGGCACTGAAATATAAAATTGCAGGATCCAGTCAGGGTAGGGGAGTCCTCCCGATCGATGATGAAAACCGGCAAAACCTTGACGAAGTCTATATCCCCGTTTCGCCAGAAGGCGAAGAGATCAAGTCCTCTATTCGCCAACCTCGAACGCAACGGTCTCCCGTCAGCTATCAGCCTGATTTCCTGGG
Above is a window of Methylomonas koyamae DNA encoding:
- a CDS encoding pyridoxal phosphate-dependent aminotransferase yields the protein MRNTDRLRQVQTPIIPVIADWTRQTPGTLSLGQGMVSYPPPDSAMQAITRFGMLPEDHLYGSPLGHPQLLEIIRTKLRQDNCIDCDQGYQVMVTAGSNMAFLNVIMAISNPGDEIILPMPYYFNQEMAIQMLGCVVVPVPTREDYQLDLDALQAVITPKTRAIVTVSPNNPSGAVYPEKDLRVVNALCQQHGLYHISDEAYEYFTYDGAAHFSPASLVDAAEHTISLYSLSKAYGFASWRVGYAVFPEALLPAMLKIQDTNLICPPAITQVAAIGALETGVDYCRQQLAELAQIRLQVLQQLRAIAEICHVQPTAGAFYLLLKIQTSLSDLELAERLIKQFKVAAIPGCAFGMQDGCYLRISYGMLNQVQVGEAVQRLITGLRTLCSLNQIGSATTPEGT